The following proteins are co-located in the Prionailurus viverrinus isolate Anna chromosome A1, UM_Priviv_1.0, whole genome shotgun sequence genome:
- the WDR55 gene encoding WD repeat-containing protein 55 — MDRTCEERPVEDENDEEDPNSTEAPIRIRDTPEDIVLEAPASGLAFHPTRNLLAAGDVDGDVYVFSYSCQEGETKELWSSGHHLKSCRAVVFSEDGQKLVTVSKDKAIHVLDVEQGRLERRISKAHGAPINSLLLVDEHVLATGDDTGGIRLWDQRKEGPLMDMRQHEEYIADMTLDPAKKLLLTASGDGCLGVFNIRRRRFELLSEPQSGDLTSVTLMKYGKKVACGSSEGTIYLFNWNGFGATSDRFALRAESIDCMVPVTESLLCTGSTDGIIRAVNILPNRVVGTVGQHAGEPVEKLALSHCGSFLASSGHDQRLKFWNMAELRTVVVDDYRQRKKKGGPLRALSSKAWSTDDFFAGLREEEDSTAQKEGEESEDESD, encoded by the exons ATGGACCGCACGTGTGAGGAGAGGCCTGTGGAGGATGAGAACGACGAGGAAGACCCCAACTCCACGGAAGCCCCAATCCGCATCCGGGACACTCCGGAAGACATCGTGCTGGAAGCTCCAGCCAGTGGGCTGGCGTTCCATCCGACCCGCAACCTTCTGGCGGCGGGGGACGTGGACGGGGACGTGTACGT cTTTTCCTACTCCTGCCAAGAGGGAGAAACCAAGGAGCTCTGGTCTTCAGGTCACCACCTCAAATCCTGTCGAGCCGTGGTCTTCTCTGAAGATGGGCAGA AACTTGTTACTGTCTCCAAGGACAAAGCCATCCACGTTCTAGATGTGGAGCAGGGCCGACTGGAAAGACGCATATCCAAGGCTCATGG TGCCCCCATCAACAGTCTTCTGCTGGTAGATGAGCATGTCCTGGCCACTGGGGATGACACAGGTGGCATCCGGCTCTGGGACCAGCGGAAGGAGGGCCCCTTAATGGATATGCGGCAGCACGAGGAGTATATTGCCGACATGACTCTGGACCCAGCTAAGAAGCTGCTGCTGACAGCCAG TGGGGATGGCTGCCTTGGTGTCTTCAACATCAGGCGACGCCGGTTTGAACTgctctcagagcctcagtctgGAGACCTGACCTCGGTCACCCTCATGAAA TATGGAAAGAAGGTGGCCTGTGGCTCCAGTGAAGGTACTATATATCTCTTCAACTGGAACGGCTTTGGAGCCACAAGTGATCGGTTTGCCCTAAGAGCTGAGTCTATTGACTGCATGGTTCCAGTCACAGAGAGCCTGCTGTGCACTGGCTCCACTGATGGAATCATCAG gGCTGTCAATATCCTTCCAAACCGAGTGGTGGGCACTGTGGGCCAGCATGCTGGAGAGCCTGTGGAGAAGCTGGCCCTTTCTCACTGTGGCTCCTTCCTGGCCAGCAGTGGCCATGACCAGCGCCTTAAGTTTTGGAACATGGCGGAGCTGCGGACTGTGGTAGTGGATGACTACCGCCAGCGGAAGAAAAAGGGAGGGCCCCTCCGGGCCCTAAGCAGTAAGGCTTGGAGCACAGATGACTTCTTTGCAGGACTGAGGGAGGAAGAAGACTCCACAGctcagaaggaaggggaggagagtgaGGATGAAAGTGATTGA
- the DND1 gene encoding dead end protein homolog 1 produces MQSKRECELWCERVNPENKAALEAWVRETGIRLVQVNGQRKYGGPPPGWVGSPPPAGSEVFIGRLPQDVYEHQLIPLFQRVGRLYEFRLMMTFSGLNRGFAYARYSSRRGAQAAIATLHNHPLRPSCPLLVCRSTEKCELSVDGLPPGLSRRALLLALQPLGPGLQEALLMPSPGPAPAQIALLKFNSHRAAAMAKKALVEGQSRLCGEQVAVEWLKPDLKQRLRQQLVGPSLQCLQPEGSRLALARDKLESQGARGALQLLCQRMKLGSPVFLTKCLGMGPAGWHRFWYQVVIPGHPVPFSGLIWVVLAPDVQNGHEMAKDAVSARLLEALSASRASLLPTGGAEAGTVVKQ; encoded by the exons ATGCAGTCCAAGCGGGAATGTGAG CTGTGGTGTGAGAGGGTGAATCCGGAAAACAAGGCAGCTTTGGAGGCATGGGTCAGGGAGACGGGCATCCGCCTGGTGCAGGTGAACGGGCAGAGGAAGTATGGCGGGCCACCCCCAG GCTGGGTGGGCAGCCCGCCGCCGGCCGGCTCAGAGGTGTTTATCGGGCGGCTGCCCCAAGACGTGTACGAGCACCAGCTGATCCCACTGTTCCAGCGCGTGGGCCGGCTCTACGAGTTCCGCCTGATGATGACCTTCAGCGGCCTAAACCGTGGCTTCGCCTACGCCCGCTACAGTTCGCGGCGCGGCGCCCAGGCCGCCATCGCCACGCTGCACAACCACCCGCTGCGGCCCTCCTGCCCGCTGCTCGTGTGCCGCAGTACTGAGAAGTGCGAGCTGAGTGTGGACGGGCTGCCCCCGGGGCTGAGTCGCCGCGCGTTGCTGCTCGCGCTGCAGCCCCTGGGTCCCGGCCTGCAGGAGGCGCTGCTGATGCCCAGCCCTGGGCCCGCGCCCGCGCAAATTGCGCTGCTGAAGTTCAACTCGCACCGCGCCGCCGCCATGGCCAAAAAAGCCCTAGTGGAAG GGCAGTCACGCCTCTGTGGAGAGCAGGTGGCCGTGGAGTGGCTCAAGCCAGATCTGAAGCAGCGACTCCGCCAGCAGCTGGTGGGCCCCTCCTTGCAGTGCCTACAGCCAGAGGGCAGTCGGTTGGCCCTGGCCAGGGACAAGCTAGAGTCCCAAGGGGCTCGGGGTGCCCTGCAGCTGTTGTGCCAGCGGATGAAGCTGGGCAGCCCTGTGTTCCTCACCAAGTGTTTGGGCATGGGCCCTGCTGGCTGGCACCGCTTCTGGTACCAGGTGGTGATCCCTGGGCATCCAGTGCCCTTCAGTGGCCTCATCTGGGTTGTGCTGGCCCCAGATGTGCAGAATGGGCATGAGATGGCTAAGGATGCTGTGTCTGCAAGGTTGCTAGAGGCACTGAGTGCCTCTAGAGCCAGTCTTCTACCGACTGGTGGGGCTGAGGCAGGTACCGTGGTTAAGCAGTGA
- the HARS1 gene encoding histidine--tRNA ligase, cytoplasmic isoform X2 yields the protein MAERAALEELVRLQGERVRGLKQQKASAEQIEEEVAKLLKLKAQLGPDEGKQKFVLKTPKGTRDYSPRQMAIREKVFDVIISCFKRHGAEVIDTPVFELKETLTGKYGEDSKLIYDLKDQGGELLSLRYDLTVPFARYLAMNKLTNIKRYHIAKVYRRDNPAMTRGRYREFYQCDFDIAGQFDPMIPDAECLKIMCEILSSLQIGDFLVKVNDRRILDGMFAICGVPDSKFRTICSSVDKLDKVSWEEVKNEMVGEKGLTPEVADHIGDYVQQHGGVSLVEQLLQDPKLSQNKQALEGLEDLKLLFEYLTLFGIADKISFDLSLARGLDYYTGVIYEAVLLQTPVRPGEEPLGVGSVAAGGRYDGLVGMFDPKGRKVPCVGLSIGVERIFSIVEQRLEALEEKVRTTETQVLVASAQKRLLEERLKLVSELWDAGIKAELLYKKNPKLLNQLQYCEEAGIPLVAIIGGCPKRRPCGRNQKENKPGPLHLLS from the exons ATGGCAGAACGTGCAGCACTGGAAGAGCTAGTGCGACTTCAGGGAGAGCGCGTGCGGGGCCTCAAGCAGCAGAAGGCCAGCGCTGAGCAG ATTGAGGAGGAAGTGgcaaaactactaaaactgaaggCACAGCTGGGCCCTGATGAAGGGAAACAGAAGTTTGTGCTCAAGACCCCCAag GGTACAAGAGACTACAGTCCCCGGCAGATGGCCATTCGGGAGAAGGTGTTCGATGTAATCATCAGCTGCTTCAAGCGTCATGGTGCAGAAGTAATTGATACACCTGTGTTTGAACTGAAG GAAACACTGACTGGAAAGTATGGAGAAGACTCTAAGCTTATCTATGACCTGAAGGACCAAGGTGGAGAGCTGTTGTCCCTTCGCTATGACCTCACT GTTCCTTTTGCTCGATATTTAGCAATGAATAAACTGACCAACATTAAACGCTACCACATAGCAAAAGTATATCGGCGAGATAACCCAGCCATGACCCGTGGCCGATACCGGGAATTCTACCAGTGT GACTTTGACATTGCTGGACAATTTGATCCCATGATCCCTGATGCAGAGTGCCTGAAGATCATGTGTGAGATCCTGAGTTCACTTCAGATAGGTGACTTCTTGGTCAAG GTGAATGATCGGCGCATCCTAGATGGGATGTTTGCCATCTGTGGTGTTCCTGATAGCAAGTTCCGTACCATCTGCTCCTCAGTGGACAAGCTGGACAAG GTATCCTGGGAGGAAGTAAAGAATGAGATGGTGGGAGAGAAGGGCCTCACACCCGAGGTAGCTGACCACATTGGGGACTACGTCCAGCAGCATG GTGGGGTATCCCTGGTGGAACAGCTGCTCCAGGATCCTAAACTGTCCCAAAACAAACAGGCCTTGGAGGGCCTGGAAGACCTAAAACTGTTGTTTGAATATTTGACCCTATTTGGCATTGCTGACAAG ATCTCCTTCGACCTGAGCCTTGCTCGAGGGCTAGACTACTATACTGGGGTGATCTATGAGGCGGTGCTGCTACAGACCCCAGTCCGGCCAGGGGAAGAGCCCCTGGGTGTGGGCAGTGTGGCTGCTGGAGGACGCTATGATGGGCTGGTAGGCATGTTTGACCCTAAAGGACGCAAGGTGCCATGTGTGGGGCTCAGCATTGGAGTGGAGCGGATCTTCTCCATTGTGGAGCAGAGGCTAGAG gcttTGGAGGAAAAAGTACGGACCACAGAAACACAGGTGCTTGTGGCATCCGCACAGAAGAGGCTGCTGGAGGAAAGACTAAAACTCGTTTCGGAGCTCTGGGATGCTGGGATCAAG GCAGAGCTGCTCTACAAGAAGAACCCAAAGTTGCTGAACCAGCTGCAGTACTGTGAGGAGGCAGGCATCCCACTGGTGGCCATCATTG GTGGATGTCCGAAGAGAAGACCTTgtggaagaaatcaaaaggagaaCAAGCCCGGCCCTTTGCATCTGCTGAGTTGA
- the HARS1 gene encoding histidine--tRNA ligase, cytoplasmic isoform X1 gives MAERAALEELVRLQGERVRGLKQQKASAEQIEEEVAKLLKLKAQLGPDEGKQKFVLKTPKGTRDYSPRQMAIREKVFDVIISCFKRHGAEVIDTPVFELKETLTGKYGEDSKLIYDLKDQGGELLSLRYDLTVPFARYLAMNKLTNIKRYHIAKVYRRDNPAMTRGRYREFYQCDFDIAGQFDPMIPDAECLKIMCEILSSLQIGDFLVKVNDRRILDGMFAICGVPDSKFRTICSSVDKLDKVSWEEVKNEMVGEKGLTPEVADHIGDYVQQHGGVSLVEQLLQDPKLSQNKQALEGLEDLKLLFEYLTLFGIADKISFDLSLARGLDYYTGVIYEAVLLQTPVRPGEEPLGVGSVAAGGRYDGLVGMFDPKGRKVPCVGLSIGVERIFSIVEQRLEALEEKVRTTETQVLVASAQKRLLEERLKLVSELWDAGIKAELLYKKNPKLLNQLQYCEEAGIPLVAIIGEQELKDGVIKLRSVASREEVDVRREDLVEEIKRRTSPALCIC, from the exons ATGGCAGAACGTGCAGCACTGGAAGAGCTAGTGCGACTTCAGGGAGAGCGCGTGCGGGGCCTCAAGCAGCAGAAGGCCAGCGCTGAGCAG ATTGAGGAGGAAGTGgcaaaactactaaaactgaaggCACAGCTGGGCCCTGATGAAGGGAAACAGAAGTTTGTGCTCAAGACCCCCAag GGTACAAGAGACTACAGTCCCCGGCAGATGGCCATTCGGGAGAAGGTGTTCGATGTAATCATCAGCTGCTTCAAGCGTCATGGTGCAGAAGTAATTGATACACCTGTGTTTGAACTGAAG GAAACACTGACTGGAAAGTATGGAGAAGACTCTAAGCTTATCTATGACCTGAAGGACCAAGGTGGAGAGCTGTTGTCCCTTCGCTATGACCTCACT GTTCCTTTTGCTCGATATTTAGCAATGAATAAACTGACCAACATTAAACGCTACCACATAGCAAAAGTATATCGGCGAGATAACCCAGCCATGACCCGTGGCCGATACCGGGAATTCTACCAGTGT GACTTTGACATTGCTGGACAATTTGATCCCATGATCCCTGATGCAGAGTGCCTGAAGATCATGTGTGAGATCCTGAGTTCACTTCAGATAGGTGACTTCTTGGTCAAG GTGAATGATCGGCGCATCCTAGATGGGATGTTTGCCATCTGTGGTGTTCCTGATAGCAAGTTCCGTACCATCTGCTCCTCAGTGGACAAGCTGGACAAG GTATCCTGGGAGGAAGTAAAGAATGAGATGGTGGGAGAGAAGGGCCTCACACCCGAGGTAGCTGACCACATTGGGGACTACGTCCAGCAGCATG GTGGGGTATCCCTGGTGGAACAGCTGCTCCAGGATCCTAAACTGTCCCAAAACAAACAGGCCTTGGAGGGCCTGGAAGACCTAAAACTGTTGTTTGAATATTTGACCCTATTTGGCATTGCTGACAAG ATCTCCTTCGACCTGAGCCTTGCTCGAGGGCTAGACTACTATACTGGGGTGATCTATGAGGCGGTGCTGCTACAGACCCCAGTCCGGCCAGGGGAAGAGCCCCTGGGTGTGGGCAGTGTGGCTGCTGGAGGACGCTATGATGGGCTGGTAGGCATGTTTGACCCTAAAGGACGCAAGGTGCCATGTGTGGGGCTCAGCATTGGAGTGGAGCGGATCTTCTCCATTGTGGAGCAGAGGCTAGAG gcttTGGAGGAAAAAGTACGGACCACAGAAACACAGGTGCTTGTGGCATCCGCACAGAAGAGGCTGCTGGAGGAAAGACTAAAACTCGTTTCGGAGCTCTGGGATGCTGGGATCAAG GCAGAGCTGCTCTACAAGAAGAACCCAAAGTTGCTGAACCAGCTGCAGTACTGTGAGGAGGCAGGCATCCCACTGGTGGCCATCATTGGTGAGCAGGAGCTCAAGGATGGGGTCATCAAGCTTCGTTCCGTGGCCAGTAGGGAAGAG GTGGATGTCCGAAGAGAAGACCTTgtggaagaaatcaaaaggagaaCAAGCCCGGCCCTTTGCATCTGCTGA
- the HARS1 gene encoding histidine--tRNA ligase, cytoplasmic isoform X3 — translation MAIREKVFDVIISCFKRHGAEVIDTPVFELKETLTGKYGEDSKLIYDLKDQGGELLSLRYDLTVPFARYLAMNKLTNIKRYHIAKVYRRDNPAMTRGRYREFYQCDFDIAGQFDPMIPDAECLKIMCEILSSLQIGDFLVKVNDRRILDGMFAICGVPDSKFRTICSSVDKLDKVSWEEVKNEMVGEKGLTPEVADHIGDYVQQHGGVSLVEQLLQDPKLSQNKQALEGLEDLKLLFEYLTLFGIADKISFDLSLARGLDYYTGVIYEAVLLQTPVRPGEEPLGVGSVAAGGRYDGLVGMFDPKGRKVPCVGLSIGVERIFSIVEQRLEALEEKVRTTETQVLVASAQKRLLEERLKLVSELWDAGIKAELLYKKNPKLLNQLQYCEEAGIPLVAIIGEQELKDGVIKLRSVASREEVDVRREDLVEEIKRRTSPALCIC, via the exons ATGGCCATTCGGGAGAAGGTGTTCGATGTAATCATCAGCTGCTTCAAGCGTCATGGTGCAGAAGTAATTGATACACCTGTGTTTGAACTGAAG GAAACACTGACTGGAAAGTATGGAGAAGACTCTAAGCTTATCTATGACCTGAAGGACCAAGGTGGAGAGCTGTTGTCCCTTCGCTATGACCTCACT GTTCCTTTTGCTCGATATTTAGCAATGAATAAACTGACCAACATTAAACGCTACCACATAGCAAAAGTATATCGGCGAGATAACCCAGCCATGACCCGTGGCCGATACCGGGAATTCTACCAGTGT GACTTTGACATTGCTGGACAATTTGATCCCATGATCCCTGATGCAGAGTGCCTGAAGATCATGTGTGAGATCCTGAGTTCACTTCAGATAGGTGACTTCTTGGTCAAG GTGAATGATCGGCGCATCCTAGATGGGATGTTTGCCATCTGTGGTGTTCCTGATAGCAAGTTCCGTACCATCTGCTCCTCAGTGGACAAGCTGGACAAG GTATCCTGGGAGGAAGTAAAGAATGAGATGGTGGGAGAGAAGGGCCTCACACCCGAGGTAGCTGACCACATTGGGGACTACGTCCAGCAGCATG GTGGGGTATCCCTGGTGGAACAGCTGCTCCAGGATCCTAAACTGTCCCAAAACAAACAGGCCTTGGAGGGCCTGGAAGACCTAAAACTGTTGTTTGAATATTTGACCCTATTTGGCATTGCTGACAAG ATCTCCTTCGACCTGAGCCTTGCTCGAGGGCTAGACTACTATACTGGGGTGATCTATGAGGCGGTGCTGCTACAGACCCCAGTCCGGCCAGGGGAAGAGCCCCTGGGTGTGGGCAGTGTGGCTGCTGGAGGACGCTATGATGGGCTGGTAGGCATGTTTGACCCTAAAGGACGCAAGGTGCCATGTGTGGGGCTCAGCATTGGAGTGGAGCGGATCTTCTCCATTGTGGAGCAGAGGCTAGAG gcttTGGAGGAAAAAGTACGGACCACAGAAACACAGGTGCTTGTGGCATCCGCACAGAAGAGGCTGCTGGAGGAAAGACTAAAACTCGTTTCGGAGCTCTGGGATGCTGGGATCAAG GCAGAGCTGCTCTACAAGAAGAACCCAAAGTTGCTGAACCAGCTGCAGTACTGTGAGGAGGCAGGCATCCCACTGGTGGCCATCATTGGTGAGCAGGAGCTCAAGGATGGGGTCATCAAGCTTCGTTCCGTGGCCAGTAGGGAAGAG GTGGATGTCCGAAGAGAAGACCTTgtggaagaaatcaaaaggagaaCAAGCCCGGCCCTTTGCATCTGCTGA
- the LOC125176450 gene encoding histidine--tRNA ligase, mitochondrial isoform X1 produces MPPFGFLPMRAWASLFRQLLRSPRAVCIREVHFHSQFAEAVVTSQLKPQQEKSNFIIKTPKGTRDLSPQQMVVREKILDMVVGCFKRHGAKRLDTPAFELKEMLTEKYGEDSGLIYDLKDQGGELLSLRYDLTVPFARYLAMNKVKKMKRYHVGKVWRRESPTIVQGRYREFCQCDFDIAGQFDPMIPDAECLKIMCEILSGLQLGDFIIKVNDRRILDGMFAVCGVPESKFHAICSSIDKLDKISWKDVRHEMVAKKGLAPEVADRIGDYVQCHGGVSLIEQMFQDPRLSQNKQALDGLGDLKLLFEYLTLFGIAEKISFDLSLARGLDYYTGVIYEAVLLQTPAQAQESFNVGSVAAGGRYDKLVGMFDPKGHKVPCVGLSIGVERIFSIVEQRMKTFGQKIRTTETQVFVATPQKNFLHERLKLIAELWDAGIKAELLYKNNPKLLTQLHYCEDMGIPLVVIIGEQEMKEGIIKLRSVASREEVAIKRENLVAEIQKRLSES; encoded by the exons ATGCCCCCGTTCGGATTCCTGCCCATGAGGGCTTGGGCTTCACTGTTTCGCCAGCTTCTGCGGTCGCCCCGTGCTGTGTGCATCAGGGAGGTCCATTTTCATAGCCAG TTTGCAGAGGCAGTGGTAACATCCCAACTGAAACCACAACAAGAGAAATCAAATTTTATCATCAAGACCCCAAAG GGCACTAGAGATCTTAGTCCCCAGCAGATGGTTGTGAGGGAGAAAATTCTTGATATGGTTGTTGGCTGCTTTAAACGTCATGGAGCAAAGAGGTTAGATACTCCCGCGTTTGAGCTAAAG GAAATGCTCACTGAGAAGTATGGAGAGGACTCTGGGCTCATCTATGATCTGAAGGATCAGGGTGGAGAGCTGTTGTCCCTGCGCTATGACCTTACT GTCCCTTTTGCTCGTTATCTGGCCATGAATAAGGTGAAGAAGATGAAACGTTACCATGTTGGAAAAGTGTGGCGGCGGGAGAGCCCAACCATAGTCCAAGGCCGCTACAGGGAGTTCTGCCAGTGT GATTTTGACATTGCTGGTCAGTTTGATCCTATGATCCCTGATGCAGAGTGTTTGAAGATCATGTGTGAAATTCTTAGTGGATTGCAGCTGGGGGACTTCATCATTAAG GTCAATGATCGGCGGATTTTGGATGGGATGTTTGCTGTCTGCGGTGTTCCTGAAAGCAAGTTCCATGCCATCTGCTCCTCGATAGACAAACTAGACAAG ATATCTTGGAAAGATGTGAGACATGAGATGGTGGCAAAGAAAGGCCTGGCTCCTGAAGTGGCTGATAGAATTGGGGACTATGTTCAATGTCACG GTGGGGTTTCCTTGATAGAGCAAATGTTCCAGGATCCTAGACTATCACAGAACAAGCAGGCTCTAGATGGCCTGGGGGACTTGAAGCTGCTATTTGAATACCTGACTTTATTTGGAATTGCTGAGAAG ATCTCTTTTGACTTAAGCCTAGCTCGGGGCCTGGACTACTATACTGGAGTAATCTATGAAGCAGTGCTACTACAGACCCCGGCTCAGGCTCAGGAGTCCTTCAATGTAGGCAGTGTGGCTGCTGGTGGACGCTATGATAAGCTGGTGGGCATGTTTGACCCCAAGGGCCACAAGGTGCCATGTGTGGGACTCAGTATTGGGGTAGAGCGAATCTTCTCTATTGTGGAGCAGAGGATGAAG ACTTTTGGTCAGAAGATACGGACTACAGAGACCCAAGTGTTTGTGGCCACACCACAGAAGAACTTTCTTCATGAACGGTTGAAGCTAATTGCAGAACTTTGGGATGCTGGGATCAAG GCAGAGCTGCTGTATAAAAACAACCCTAAACTACTAACGCAACTGCACTACTGTGAGGACATGGGCATTCCACTGGTGGTCATTATTGGTGagcaagaaatgaaagaagggataATCAAGCTTCGTTCAGTGGCCAGCAgggaggag GTGGCTATTAAACGGGAAAATCTTGTGGCTGAAATTCAGAAGCGACTATCTGAGTCTTGA
- the LOC125176450 gene encoding histidine--tRNA ligase, mitochondrial isoform X2 produces the protein MVVREKILDMVVGCFKRHGAKRLDTPAFELKEMLTEKYGEDSGLIYDLKDQGGELLSLRYDLTVPFARYLAMNKVKKMKRYHVGKVWRRESPTIVQGRYREFCQCDFDIAGQFDPMIPDAECLKIMCEILSGLQLGDFIIKVNDRRILDGMFAVCGVPESKFHAICSSIDKLDKISWKDVRHEMVAKKGLAPEVADRIGDYVQCHGGVSLIEQMFQDPRLSQNKQALDGLGDLKLLFEYLTLFGIAEKISFDLSLARGLDYYTGVIYEAVLLQTPAQAQESFNVGSVAAGGRYDKLVGMFDPKGHKVPCVGLSIGVERIFSIVEQRMKTFGQKIRTTETQVFVATPQKNFLHERLKLIAELWDAGIKAELLYKNNPKLLTQLHYCEDMGIPLVVIIGEQEMKEGIIKLRSVASREEVAIKRENLVAEIQKRLSES, from the exons ATGGTTGTGAGGGAGAAAATTCTTGATATGGTTGTTGGCTGCTTTAAACGTCATGGAGCAAAGAGGTTAGATACTCCCGCGTTTGAGCTAAAG GAAATGCTCACTGAGAAGTATGGAGAGGACTCTGGGCTCATCTATGATCTGAAGGATCAGGGTGGAGAGCTGTTGTCCCTGCGCTATGACCTTACT GTCCCTTTTGCTCGTTATCTGGCCATGAATAAGGTGAAGAAGATGAAACGTTACCATGTTGGAAAAGTGTGGCGGCGGGAGAGCCCAACCATAGTCCAAGGCCGCTACAGGGAGTTCTGCCAGTGT GATTTTGACATTGCTGGTCAGTTTGATCCTATGATCCCTGATGCAGAGTGTTTGAAGATCATGTGTGAAATTCTTAGTGGATTGCAGCTGGGGGACTTCATCATTAAG GTCAATGATCGGCGGATTTTGGATGGGATGTTTGCTGTCTGCGGTGTTCCTGAAAGCAAGTTCCATGCCATCTGCTCCTCGATAGACAAACTAGACAAG ATATCTTGGAAAGATGTGAGACATGAGATGGTGGCAAAGAAAGGCCTGGCTCCTGAAGTGGCTGATAGAATTGGGGACTATGTTCAATGTCACG GTGGGGTTTCCTTGATAGAGCAAATGTTCCAGGATCCTAGACTATCACAGAACAAGCAGGCTCTAGATGGCCTGGGGGACTTGAAGCTGCTATTTGAATACCTGACTTTATTTGGAATTGCTGAGAAG ATCTCTTTTGACTTAAGCCTAGCTCGGGGCCTGGACTACTATACTGGAGTAATCTATGAAGCAGTGCTACTACAGACCCCGGCTCAGGCTCAGGAGTCCTTCAATGTAGGCAGTGTGGCTGCTGGTGGACGCTATGATAAGCTGGTGGGCATGTTTGACCCCAAGGGCCACAAGGTGCCATGTGTGGGACTCAGTATTGGGGTAGAGCGAATCTTCTCTATTGTGGAGCAGAGGATGAAG ACTTTTGGTCAGAAGATACGGACTACAGAGACCCAAGTGTTTGTGGCCACACCACAGAAGAACTTTCTTCATGAACGGTTGAAGCTAATTGCAGAACTTTGGGATGCTGGGATCAAG GCAGAGCTGCTGTATAAAAACAACCCTAAACTACTAACGCAACTGCACTACTGTGAGGACATGGGCATTCCACTGGTGGTCATTATTGGTGagcaagaaatgaaagaagggataATCAAGCTTCGTTCAGTGGCCAGCAgggaggag GTGGCTATTAAACGGGAAAATCTTGTGGCTGAAATTCAGAAGCGACTATCTGAGTCTTGA